The genomic region GAAGCCGGTCCCCTCGAAGTCCTGCATCACCGTGCCGGCGGGCGGCGTGTACGTGCCCTTGTCCTCGGCGGTGAACTTCTTGCCGTCGAAGTCGCCGACGAAGTACTGGGCGGCCGAACCGCCCGCGATGCCGCCGGGGTTGATGTTGACGACGAGGACCCACTTGATGTTGTTCTTGTTCCCGTCGACCGCGAGGGGGAACAGGTCGGGGCACTCCCACACGCCGCCCGTCGCGCCGGCCGGCCCGAACTCGCTGAGCAGGTCCCAGTCCTTGAGGTTCTTGGACGAGTAGAACCGCACCTTGTGCTCGGTGGACAGTGAGACGGTCATCAGCCAGCTCTTGGTCGGCGCGTACCACTGGACCTTGGGGTCGCGGAACTCCCTGGAGCCGATGTCGAGGACGGGATTGCCCTCGTACTTGGTCCAGGTGCGGCCCCGGTCGGTGCTGTAGGCGAGCGACTGGGCCTGTGTGCCCGTGTCCTTGTGGTGGCTGGTGTAGATCGCCACCATGGGCGGGTTCTTCTCGGTGCCGAAGCCGGTGGTGTTGCCCCAGTCGACGACCGCGCTGCCCGAGAACACCATCTCCTCGTCGTCGTGCGACAGGGCGAGCGGGAGCTCCTTCCAGTGCACGAGGTCCTGGCTCACCGCGTGCCCCCAGGACATGTCGCCCCAGGAGTTGCCGTTGGGGTTGTACTGGTAGAAGAGGTGGTACTCGCCCTTGTAGTACACGAGACCGTTGGGGTCGTTCATCCAGTTCTTCTCGGGGGTGAAGTGGAACTGGGGCCGGTAGGTCTCGGAGTACGGCGGGGTGTCGGCGGCGACGGCCTGGGGGGTCGGCGCGGCTGCGGACAGGGCGCAGACGGTCGCCACCGCCGCGATCATCCGGATCCGGGCATGCCGGGGTACACGTCCTGAGCTCATGATGTCTCCTGTGCCGCGGCCGTCCGGGCGCAGCGGAGCACGGACGCCCGGTGCGGAACCGACCGAAAAGTGACGCCTCGGTCGGCGCCCTCGTCCAAGGCGCCGACCGAGAAGTCATCGTTGACTTGTGTCATCGATGACATCGAGTGGCCCGATGATGGCCGCCATGCGGCCGATGCGTCAACGGTTCGGTCGTGACGGCCTCTTCGCGACTCCGCCGTCCGTCATGCGCGTTCGGGCGTGGCGAGTTGCTCCAACTGGCGCTGCCACGGGGGGTTGGGGCCGGCGACCGAGCAGGTCAGGGCCGCGACCCGGGTGGCGAACCGGCAGGCTTCGGCGACATCGTCGAGGCGGAGTTCCGTCAGCCGGCCGCCGAGCAGGCCGCGGGCGCCCAGGTGGTGCAGCAGCCCGGCCGTGAAGGAGTCCCCCGCCCCGACCGTGTCGGCGACGCTCGTCGGCACGGCCGGAACCTGGATGCGTTCGCCGTCGAGCGAGGCCAGGGCGCCGTCGGCGCCCCGCGTGATCACCACGAGCCGTGCCCCGGCGGCGTGCCAGGTGTCGCACGCCTCCTCGGGCGGCGTGCCCGGCAGCAGGAGTTCCAGGTCGTCCTCGCTCAGCCGCAGTACGTCGGTGAGGGCGCACCAGTGCGCCAGCCGGGCACGGTAGACGTCGGGGTGCACCAGCAGCGGCCGGACGTTGGGGTCGATGCTGATGGTCGCGCGAGGGGCGGCCGCCGCCAGGAAGTCCTCCACAACCGCCGCCCCGGGCTCCCGGACCAGGGCCAGGGATCCGGTGTGCACGCAGGCGGCCTCGGACAGGTCCACTCGCGCCAGTTCCTCGGCTGTCCACTGCCAGTCGGCCGTGTTCTGCGCGTGGAAGGAGAACGCGGCCTGCCCCTGGGCGTCCAGTTCCGCCACGGCCAGTGTGCTCGGTTCCGCCGCCGTGACGGCGCTCGACAGGTCCACTCCGGACGTCTGCAGGTGGTCGCGGAACAGGCGGCCGAACACATCGCCCGACAACCGCGCGAGGAAGCGGGCCGGGGTGCCGAGCCGGGCCAGCGACACTGCCGTATTCGCAGGTCCGCCGCCGGGCAGGACGCGCAGGGCGAGTTC from Streptomyces chartreusis NRRL 3882 harbors:
- a CDS encoding carbohydrate kinase family protein; translation: MSPRQITVLGECVADAFAEPGGPSNELALRVLPGGGPANTAVSLARLGTPARFLARLSGDVFGRLFRDHLQTSGVDLSSAVTAAEPSTLAVAELDAQGQAAFSFHAQNTADWQWTAEELARVDLSEAACVHTGSLALVREPGAAVVEDFLAAAAPRATISIDPNVRPLLVHPDVYRARLAHWCALTDVLRLSEDDLELLLPGTPPEEACDTWHAAGARLVVITRGADGALASLDGERIQVPAVPTSVADTVGAGDSFTAGLLHHLGARGLLGGRLTELRLDDVAEACRFATRVAALTCSVAGPNPPWQRQLEQLATPERA